Genomic window (Dictyoglomus thermophilum H-6-12):
AACCAGACACATAAGTACAATACTCAACAACAGGTGACAAAAAAGGATGTTGCCTTCTGGTACCAAAGCTATAAATTTTTTTATCTTTTGCAGCTATTCTTACCCTTGCCGATTTTGTGCCAATACCCGACATAAAAGAAATAAATCCAAGAATCGTAGTTTCATATCTTGCAAAATCTTTATACTTTCCCCTTATTTGTAATACGGGCTCATATGGAAAAAATATTTCTCCTTCGTCCATAGCATAAACATCCACAGGTAAACCCTCTAAAAGTTTTGCTACCTCGTAAATTCCAAGTACAACTCCAAACTGATAATTTTCATCGGGAAAACTCTTGGTAAAAAGCTCCATAACCACATCAGGGTTTTTACCCATACCTTCCAGAACTTCCTCTGTTCTTAAAAAATAAGCATCAGTATTTAGACCACTCTTTATCTCTTCGGGTTTTGCTATAAGAAATTCTTTCAATTCTTTATTCCTCCTATCTCTCCAATATTTCTAATAATTCTTGTGTAGTATATATTTTCGCATTATGAATATCTTTCATATATTTTAAAGCCCTCTCATGTTCCTCAGGAACAAAAGAAGCTGTAGCATCAGAAACCACTATAACCTCAAAACCTCTAAAAAAGGCATCGGCGGAATTATGAAGTACACAAATATGGGTGCTTGTACCTGTTAATATTACTGTATCCACATTCAAATTCCTAAGAACTTCCTCAAGATTAGTCTTATAAAATCCACTATATACTTTCTTTTTAATTACATAATCGCCCTCTTGAGGAGAAAGTTCAGGAATAATCTCAGAACCTTTATCTCCTTCCATAGCATGTTTTCCCCATAGAGAAAGTTCTTTATCTTCTTCTGTGTGAGCATCCCGCAAATAGATTACTGGAATATTCTTTTCATGAGCCTTATCAATAAGAAGTCTAATATTAGGAACAATCCCTTGAGCATAAGGATTACCAAATTTGCCAGTTACAAAATCAACCACCATATCTACAATTATCAATGCAGGACGCACTTTCACCACCTCCCCAAAATCCCACCAATTTGATACTATTATAGCAAATAATAAGGGATGGCATAAAGCCACCCCTTTTAACCCAAGTCTATAATTAAAAGCAAAATAAAATTATTTCTTACCCTTTGTAAAATACCAAATTACAAGAATAATAACAATTACGATCAGTGCCCACCAATACCATGCCATTTACTATCCCCCCTTTCCTAAATTATGCTTAATTCTAATCCCTATCTTCTATTATGTCAATCCAAAGCTTTCTATATCTTGGACCATCAAATTCTGCAAGAAATATCCCCTGCCAAGTACCAAGTTTTAATTTTCCATCTCTAATAAAAACGAAGGTATTAACTCCAACTATAGTAGATTTAATATGAGCTGGAGAATTTCCTTCTAAATGGGTATATGGTAAATTTTGGGGAACTATCCTCTCATAAGTATTTAATATATCCCTCACAACGCTTGGATCATAATTTTCATTTATTAAAATTCCACAAGTAGTATGAGGCACATAAATAAAACAAATTCCATTCTTTATCTTACTCTCTTTAACAACCTCTTCTATCCTTTCAGTGACATCCACAAGGGCAGTTTTCTGAGGTGTAGATACAGATATTTCATAAAACATTACCCCTTTTTCCTCCTTTCCTTATTTCTTTTAAAGATATTTCCATTATAATAAATTATAGGCGGAGGTGATATATTATGGGCAACGAATGGAAAGGAAAAATCATTAAGATAGATGACTATAGATTTATGATTCCAAAAGACTATAAGCCTTTAATGAGAGTAGATGGGATAATTTTTGCTGATGACAAACTTATGGAGGATATTCTTAAAGATCAATCTCCTGAACAAGTAGCAAACGTAGCATCACTTCCTGGTATAATTAAACATTCTTTAGCAATGCCTGATATTCATTGGGGGTATGGCTTCCCCATTGGCGGAGTAGCTGCTATGAAGAAAAAAGGAGGAGTCATATCTCCAGGAGGAGTTGGGTATGATATTAACTGTGGAGTCAGACTTATAAGAACAAATCTTACTAAAGAGGATGTAGTGCCAAGGCTTAAAGAACTTGTAGATGCCTTATTTGATAAAATACCCGCAGGGGTAGGTTCTGAAGGAGATCTAAGAGTAAAAGGAAAAGAACTTGATGAAGTCTTAGAAAAAGGAGCTCAATGGGCTGTAAAACAAGGATATGGATGGAAAGAAGATTTAGAACATATAGAAGAAAGAGGAAGATTAATTTATGCTAATCCGGATAAAGTCTCGAAAAAAGCAAAAGAAAGAGGAGAATTCCAACTTGGAACCCTTGGATCAGGTAATCACTTTCTTGAAGTACAAGTAGTAAGTAGAATCTTTGAGCCAGAGATTGCAGATAAACTTGGTCTATTCCCTGATCAGATAGTAGTAATGGTACATACAGGATCCCGAGGATTAGGACACCAGGTAGCAGAAGATTACATTAGGGTAATGAAAGGTGCAATGAAAAAATATGGAATTGAAGTACCTGATATCCAACTTGCTTGTGCTCCTTTTGACTCTCCCGAAGGGCAAGATTACTTCTCAGCAATGTGCGCTGCTGCAAACTTTGCATGGGCAAATAGACAAATGATTACTCATTGGGTAAGAGAGGTATTTGAAGAAATATTTAGAGAAAGTGCAGAATCCCTTGGTATGAAGTTAATATATGATGTAGCCCATAATATTGCAAAACTTGAAGAACACGATGTAGATGGAAAACTTGAGGAGGTAGTAGTACATAGGAAAGGAGCAACAAGAGCTTTTCCTGCTGGACATCCAGATCTACCAGAAGACTATAAAGATATAGGACAACCAGTAATAATTCCTGGAGATATGGGAAGATCATCTTTTGTTTTAATAGGTACTCAAAAAGCTATGGAACTTGCCTTTGGATCCACATGTCATGGGGCAGGAAGAACCCAAAGTAGAAGCCAACTTTTAAAAAGTGGAAGAAGGGCCTATGAAATTGAACAAGAGCTTTTAGAAAAAGGAATTCTGGTAAGAGCTGCTTCCAAATCCTCTCTTGTGGAAGAGGCCTCAGAAGCATACAAAAATGTAGTAGATGTGGTTAATGTAGTTCACAATGCTGGACTTTCTAAGAGAGTAGCTCAGATGAAACCAATTGCTGTAATCAAGGGATAAAAAATCAGGGGGAAGGTTTTTCCTTCCCCCTTAACTCTAAAAACTCATATTCAAGCCAACTCTATGATAAACTCCCCCAAGTCTTAATGAATATAACATGGCGTAATCAAGAGCTATATTATCCTTCTTAAATCCAATCCCAAAAGTAGGAGAATCTATGTTCCATCCTAACCTAACAGCTAAATTTTTATTTATAATATATTCTCCTCCAACATGATAAGTTAAATCGGGAAAATCAACATCACCTGCTATGGTAAATCTATCTGTTTGATACGAAATACCTGCTTTAACTGTTGTAGATACACTCTCATGATAACCTTCTTCACCATTATACCAATATACATTACTGTACAAATTGTAAACAGTAACTCCAATTTTAAAATTATGTGTAAGTCTAAAAATTAACCCCAAATCCAAGCCTATGCCATCTCCAACATAAGGCTGAGGTAATGAAACCCAAAGCCTCTTTATATTAACACCTAAGGCAAGATTATTAAATAAAATCTTTGCCGCAGAATAACTAATTACATTTTCTGAATAAGAAACTCCTAAATCCTCTTGAGGCGCAATACGGGTATAATAAATTGCAGAGGCCCAAAGACCATTGTCTGGAACTGCGAAAGAAAGTAAATTACCCGTCATATTTACCTGTCCGAAGCCCAAACTATCAGGAACTAACCCTATATATTGATAAGATATTAAAAGCTGCGAATTTGGCAATCTTGCTGCAAAAGCAGGATTATATGTTGCGCCATTAATATCTCCTTCAACAGCTACAAAAGCACCCCCCATACCTATTGCCTTTGGACTCCACCCCGTAGTAGGACCCTCAGTAAAGCTACCAAAAACCTGAGCATAGCCTATAGAAAGAACTCCCAATAATAATATGGTTAAAACAAACAATTTTCGCATACTTAAGACCTCCTATTTCCTTATTACTTTATCAAAACAATTCCTTTAAATTTCACTTTTGTTGCTCCTGAACTTTCTTTAATAGTTACTTTTATAAGGTAATATCCATTAGGAAGTAATCTACCTAAATTATCCTTTCCATCCCATATAACTGTATCTATCGCTTGAGGAGTATTAAAGGTATGGTTATAAATAGTTTTAACTAATTTTCCGTTCATTGAATAAATATCTATGGTGACCTCTGTTATATTCCCCGATGTTGCTTGGAACTGGAAGTCTATCCTTAAATTACCTTTCTTAGGCGAGAAGACCGAAGGAGAAACCACAAGATCTCCTGTAGGCTGAGCTGATTCTAAGTTAAGAGTAAATGTATATGTCTCATCAAGAGAATTACCAGTTCTATCGGTCACTTTTAATATCACTGTATATATTCCTTTTGTCCAAGTATAAGAGGAAACATTCACCCTTAAAGTAGCAGTTAAGTAATCCTGCGATACTTGATAAGTGTAGGTTCCTACGTCAATTCCCGAAGGATCTTTAAGTTTCAAATAAGTTTTTCCAAGATCAACATCTATTCCTGATGTGCTGTCCTTGACTTCCACTGATATTTGAGATGGAGGAATAACCAATGTGGCTCCCTTACTTGGTGAGGCTGATGTTATGTAAGGCTTAGCTCTATCTAATATAAAATATGTAGAAGTCGATGCTACATTTCCAGCATTGTCATACAGAGTGATATTTAAATCATATCTACCATCTTCAGACAAGATTTCTGAAGACAAGATTGCATATAACAAATTCTGAGAAGGATCCTTTTCAAATTTAAGACTAGTACTCCCCGAAGGAGAAGAAATATTTAAGCTTGATCTATCAAGATCTATTCCACTTCCAGTCTCTAAATAGACAACAGAAACCCTATCAACCTTTGGAACTAGCCCTGTTGGGGCTACAGAAATGATTGTAGGTTTTGTAAAATCTACAGAAAATCTTATACTTGTAAAAAATGAGTTTCCTAATATATCTGTAGCCTTTATTATAAGATAATAATCACCATCACTCCAATTAAATCCGTTAGGAATATTGAGAATAAGAGTAGCACTATTAGTATAAGTCGAATTAGTAGGATCATAAGTATAAGTTGAAGTAATCTCAGGGCCTGCTATGACTTCAGTACCTCTTAACAATTTAAGAAAAGTATTATTTGAGGATAAATCAATTCCAACTCCATCATCCCTAACAGTTACTTGTACTTGACTAACTGTATAATTAATACAAGTATAACTTAACGATGAACTAACTACGTATGGTGGCGTAGTATCAAGGATAAAGGAAGAATTAGTGAAAGTAGCATTTCCTGCCTTGTCAACCAGATAAACACCCAAATTATAAACTCCATCTTTCAACTGAAGATCATTTGGAATATCAGCAATAGCTAAACTCGAAGAAGTTTTAGATTTATTGAAAAC
Coding sequences:
- a CDS encoding secondary thiamine-phosphate synthase enzyme YjbQ, translating into MFYEISVSTPQKTALVDVTERIEEVVKESKIKNGICFIYVPHTTCGILINENYDPSVVRDILNTYERIVPQNLPYTHLEGNSPAHIKSTIVGVNTFVFIRDGKLKLGTWQGIFLAEFDGPRYRKLWIDIIEDRD
- a CDS encoding cysteine hydrolase family protein, which gives rise to MRPALIIVDMVVDFVTGKFGNPYAQGIVPNIRLLIDKAHEKNIPVIYLRDAHTEEDKELSLWGKHAMEGDKGSEIIPELSPQEGDYVIKKKVYSGFYKTNLEEVLRNLNVDTVILTGTSTHICVLHNSADAFFRGFEVIVVSDATASFVPEEHERALKYMKDIHNAKIYTTQELLEILER
- a CDS encoding RtcB family protein; translation: MGNEWKGKIIKIDDYRFMIPKDYKPLMRVDGIIFADDKLMEDILKDQSPEQVANVASLPGIIKHSLAMPDIHWGYGFPIGGVAAMKKKGGVISPGGVGYDINCGVRLIRTNLTKEDVVPRLKELVDALFDKIPAGVGSEGDLRVKGKELDEVLEKGAQWAVKQGYGWKEDLEHIEERGRLIYANPDKVSKKAKERGEFQLGTLGSGNHFLEVQVVSRIFEPEIADKLGLFPDQIVVMVHTGSRGLGHQVAEDYIRVMKGAMKKYGIEVPDIQLACAPFDSPEGQDYFSAMCAAANFAWANRQMITHWVREVFEEIFRESAESLGMKLIYDVAHNIAKLEEHDVDGKLEEVVVHRKGATRAFPAGHPDLPEDYKDIGQPVIIPGDMGRSSFVLIGTQKAMELAFGSTCHGAGRTQSRSQLLKSGRRAYEIEQELLEKGILVRAASKSSLVEEASEAYKNVVDVVNVVHNAGLSKRVAQMKPIAVIKG
- the traF gene encoding conjugal transfer protein TraF → MRKLFVLTILLLGVLSIGYAQVFGSFTEGPTTGWSPKAIGMGGAFVAVEGDINGATYNPAFAARLPNSQLLISYQYIGLVPDSLGFGQVNMTGNLLSFAVPDNGLWASAIYYTRIAPQEDLGVSYSENVISYSAAKILFNNLALGVNIKRLWVSLPQPYVGDGIGLDLGLIFRLTHNFKIGVTVYNLYSNVYWYNGEEGYHESVSTTVKAGISYQTDRFTIAGDVDFPDLTYHVGGEYIINKNLAVRLGWNIDSPTFGIGFKKDNIALDYAMLYSLRLGGVYHRVGLNMSF